A stretch of the Thermodesulfobacteriota bacterium genome encodes the following:
- a CDS encoding (Fe-S)-binding protein has translation MSEERVISHSDIEKVINSVNAIKDGPRALQLYMDICAKCGTCAEQCHVARANPNRRTNPAARSDLIRKLYKQDGSILTKISGLLNGDNKNLSADDVQIWVRDFYECSGCRRCALYCPFGIDNSVITRKGRAVVHALGLSPKMMVQTQETSDKFGNDEGQTYKSFLNAVEFLESELEEEHGIPIKIPVDQEADILFVPASADLISFPETQMGSATFFHAAGLNWTMSSKAFDGANFGLFTGDDAHMKRKNKVLHDACLELKVKKLVIGECGHAYRIAKRIGGPFYWGNDIPYEVTNIFILAAEKLNKGAFKLDPSRNAEPVTYHDPCNFARSTGVIEEPRALLRACVTDFREMTPNRENNWCCGGGGGLAVMDGKEGVEKNEVTFMEYRMNVGGKMKLNQIKETEAKYVAAPCANCKRQIMQLMDYHKMDVRVGGVFDLFDKAVILDK, from the coding sequence ATGAGCGAAGAAAGAGTGATTTCCCATAGTGATATCGAAAAAGTAATCAACTCTGTAAATGCCATCAAGGATGGCCCCAGAGCCCTTCAACTATATATGGACATCTGTGCTAAGTGTGGAACGTGTGCTGAGCAGTGCCATGTGGCTAGGGCCAACCCTAATCGTCGAACAAACCCGGCTGCCCGATCTGACCTTATCCGAAAGCTGTATAAACAAGATGGTTCAATACTCACAAAGATCAGTGGTCTCTTAAACGGCGACAACAAGAATTTAAGTGCAGATGACGTGCAAATATGGGTGCGAGACTTCTACGAGTGTTCTGGTTGTCGCCGCTGCGCATTATACTGTCCTTTTGGTATCGACAACTCCGTGATCACGCGTAAAGGTCGTGCTGTTGTTCATGCTCTTGGCCTCTCCCCAAAGATGATGGTGCAAACCCAAGAGACATCCGATAAATTCGGAAACGATGAAGGGCAAACTTATAAGTCCTTCTTGAATGCCGTTGAATTCCTCGAATCGGAGTTAGAGGAAGAGCACGGCATTCCTATCAAAATACCTGTTGATCAGGAAGCAGACATTCTATTTGTGCCGGCTTCGGCAGACTTAATCTCATTTCCCGAAACTCAGATGGGATCTGCAACGTTTTTCCATGCAGCTGGATTAAACTGGACAATGAGCTCAAAGGCCTTCGACGGCGCAAATTTTGGGCTATTTACTGGTGACGATGCCCACATGAAGCGCAAGAATAAGGTACTCCACGACGCTTGCCTGGAGCTTAAGGTAAAGAAACTTGTAATTGGTGAGTGTGGTCATGCTTATCGAATCGCTAAGCGTATCGGGGGACCTTTCTATTGGGGCAATGATATTCCTTATGAGGTTACTAATATATTTATACTCGCGGCAGAAAAGCTAAACAAAGGAGCCTTTAAGCTTGACCCAAGTAGAAATGCAGAACCTGTAACCTATCATGACCCGTGCAACTTCGCACGAAGCACTGGGGTAATTGAAGAACCACGAGCTTTATTGAGGGCATGCGTAACTGATTTCCGGGAAATGACCCCAAACCGGGAAAATAACTGGTGCTGTGGAGGCGGAGGTGGCCTGGCAGTTATGGATGGCAAAGAAGGGGTAGAGAAGAATGAGGTTACTTTTATGGAGTATAGAATGAATGTAGGGGGAAAGATGAAGTTGAATCAAATTAAAGAGACGGAAGCAAAATACGTGGCAGCTCCATGCGCTAACTGCAAACGACAGATTATGCAACTTATGGACTACCACAAGATGGATGTTAGGGTCGGAGGGGTGTTCGACCTCTTTGATAAAGCTGTAATCTTGGATAAATAA
- a CDS encoding Rrf2 family transcriptional regulator, producing the protein MRLSCRGRYVTRAMIELALHHGKEALPLATIEKNQGISKKYLTQLMGVLKLAGLIRVVRGKNGGYLLARSPSEITLADILYAVEGDMSLIDCVKDAKLCYRSDECISRPTWVELSELIKDYLRTTTLEDILKKGIFLQMSNANK; encoded by the coding sequence ATGCGATTGTCTTGTAGAGGAAGATATGTCACTAGAGCGATGATTGAACTTGCACTTCATCATGGGAAAGAAGCGCTCCCACTAGCAACAATAGAGAAAAATCAGGGCATTTCAAAGAAATACCTGACTCAATTAATGGGTGTTCTAAAACTGGCCGGGCTCATAAGAGTCGTTAGAGGAAAAAACGGGGGATATCTGCTTGCCCGCTCCCCTTCAGAAATAACCCTAGCTGACATCCTTTATGCTGTCGAAGGAGATATGTCGCTTATTGACTGTGTTAAAGATGCAAAATTGTGTTACCGATCTGACGAATGCATATCGCGTCCAACATGGGTTGAGCTTAGTGAGCTAATCAAGGACTATTTAAGAACTACGACTTTAGAAGACATTCTTAAAAAGGGGATCTTCTTGCAAATGTCTAATGCGAATAAGTAA
- a CDS encoding response regulator codes for MGHLEKENLRKRIVVIDDEEDLTTYFSTILEENGFSVKTANNAVDGEKLIREDPPDLICLDLLMPGKTGVNLFLWLRRPEEPLRDVPLIIITGIKEQINVDWKDIISKSKVRVPDGFIEKPVTPQRLMRVVNNVLSRGSEKEVVFG; via the coding sequence ATGGGACATTTGGAAAAGGAAAATTTAAGAAAAAGAATTGTTGTCATCGATGATGAGGAAGACTTGACAACCTACTTCTCAACAATATTGGAAGAGAATGGTTTTTCCGTTAAAACAGCCAACAATGCTGTGGACGGGGAAAAATTGATAAGAGAGGACCCTCCTGATTTGATTTGCCTGGATTTATTAATGCCCGGTAAAACAGGTGTAAATCTGTTCCTATGGTTACGTCGACCAGAAGAGCCGTTAAGGGATGTTCCCCTGATTATAATTACGGGTATTAAGGAACAAATCAACGTCGATTGGAAAGATATCATCTCTAAATCCAAAGTTCGAGTACCTGATGGTTTTATTGAGAAACCTGTAACGCCGCAACGCCTTATGCGTGTCGTCAACAATGTTCTCAGCCGTGGATCTGAAAAGGAGGTTGTATTTGGATAA
- a CDS encoding respiratory nitrate reductase subunit gamma, with protein MTVIKLVVGGILPYITLVVFLWGIIYKIRKWNRAAQGKMTLYPTSSTPGGKWRKIIKEVFIFQSLFKGNKTLWGGTWIFHASLALIFIGHFRVVTDFPILWHALGMGKDDVDTFSDTVGGIAGLIILAMGIYLLFRRIVIQRVKEISDWEDYFTLGLVLAIITSGDIMRFITHFDLAQTREYFAALVTFSIVSVPADPAFLVHFFLGQLLIIYIPFSKFLHIPGTFYSKSIIYQE; from the coding sequence ATGACAGTGATTAAACTAGTTGTTGGTGGGATACTCCCGTATATTACATTGGTTGTTTTTTTATGGGGTATTATTTACAAAATCCGCAAATGGAACAGGGCTGCCCAGGGGAAGATGACCCTCTACCCTACTTCCTCAACCCCAGGTGGGAAATGGAGAAAAATTATTAAAGAAGTTTTTATTTTCCAGAGCCTTTTTAAAGGCAACAAGACTCTGTGGGGTGGGACTTGGATATTTCACGCTAGTCTTGCCCTGATTTTCATCGGTCATTTCAGAGTGGTAACCGACTTTCCTATTCTATGGCATGCACTTGGAATGGGAAAGGATGATGTGGACACTTTCTCTGACACGGTTGGGGGAATAGCTGGGTTAATTATTCTTGCGATGGGAATATACTTGCTTTTTCGACGAATTGTGATTCAACGTGTTAAGGAAATCTCTGATTGGGAAGATTACTTCACATTAGGTTTGGTCCTCGCCATTATCACTAGCGGAGATATAATGCGGTTTATAACCCATTTTGATCTTGCTCAAACCAGGGAGTACTTTGCAGCCCTTGTCACTTTTAGTATAGTATCTGTCCCTGCTGATCCTGCTTTTCTTGTGCACTTCTTTTTGGGACAGTTATTGATAATCTACATACCTTTTAGCAAATTTTTACATATACCCGGCACATTCTATAGCAAATCAATAATTTATCAAGAATAG
- a CDS encoding ATP-binding protein codes for MQVLPPLSRLQFHGNRPTLIYSKLSFHNKILLIVFLLLILFGLVGAIALQWALKVHLIKEYENHFQTITDSLSHHLVSLVLIGDRTGVTHLLSEENKLYGSSLYMIVNNKNGETLGQSLDRELPLQHTQNNLGNEATENKNSQNIKAHDKTIMEIVSPIIHEGKNIGAIKIGFSTSSMNAFLRQFMTIYLSIFGAMIFIFFLIVRPFLRYTTRPIVTLTRVADEISVGNLDMDIFFGKHVNCWEIKKCGHRDCAAYTNIAVQCWFVDGTPCEGYEPKFPEKLKGCQKCEVYKTHKGDEIVQLADSFQHMIYMLKTSSTELEKSYKFQSNMIQNSLMGIIAANEVGTVKIFNLVAENLTKYSESEVIDKLSLNDLFSEEIAVKINRPLIYDYGVVLRGFKPMESEIMDKNKEPIPVRLSGINLYEEEEHLGKVFFFQDLREIKKLRQELIQSERLSATGQAVASISHSIKNILDGLLGGVYIYKKGNMINDRKDTQKGWKMIEKNIDLISELVINLLNYAKDRESIFEKYDPKNIVEDVIETMENKAHNKNIEIISEYEGDFGDIYVDSHALYQCLMNLVSNAIDATPPGYPGQIAIRLKSENQGGIIFEVLDNGIGMKKEIREKIFHGMVSTKGSTGTGLGLLVVKKIVSEHGGIIKVESEENKGSCFRIWLPSNNSNAQVFGSK; via the coding sequence ATGCAAGTCTTGCCACCTTTATCGCGCCTTCAGTTTCACGGAAATCGCCCTACTCTCATATACAGCAAACTGTCATTTCACAACAAAATACTGCTTATTGTCTTCCTCCTGCTGATTCTTTTTGGCCTAGTGGGGGCGATCGCTCTTCAATGGGCACTTAAGGTTCATCTTATAAAGGAATACGAGAACCACTTCCAAACTATCACCGATTCATTGTCTCATCACCTGGTGTCTCTGGTTTTGATTGGAGACAGAACTGGAGTGACACATTTGCTTTCAGAAGAGAATAAACTCTATGGAAGCAGTCTCTATATGATTGTTAATAACAAAAACGGAGAAACGCTGGGGCAATCGTTAGACCGAGAATTACCGTTACAACATACCCAAAATAATCTTGGGAACGAAGCCACCGAAAATAAAAACAGCCAAAACATTAAAGCCCACGATAAAACCATCATGGAGATAGTTTCGCCTATTATTCATGAGGGGAAAAACATCGGTGCAATAAAGATCGGTTTTTCTACATCATCGATGAACGCTTTCCTCAGGCAGTTTATGACCATCTATCTATCGATCTTCGGTGCCATGATTTTTATTTTCTTCCTCATCGTAAGACCTTTTCTGCGATATACTACACGCCCAATAGTTACTTTGACCCGTGTTGCAGACGAAATATCAGTGGGTAACCTGGATATGGATATTTTCTTTGGGAAGCATGTCAATTGTTGGGAGATTAAAAAGTGCGGGCATAGGGACTGTGCAGCTTACACAAATATAGCGGTTCAATGTTGGTTTGTCGATGGTACGCCTTGTGAGGGTTATGAACCCAAATTCCCCGAAAAGCTCAAAGGATGTCAAAAATGTGAAGTCTACAAAACCCACAAAGGAGATGAGATTGTTCAACTGGCGGATTCATTTCAGCACATGATATACATGCTCAAGACTTCCAGTACCGAACTTGAGAAGTCTTACAAATTTCAGAGCAACATGATTCAGAATTCTTTAATGGGAATCATTGCAGCAAATGAGGTTGGGACTGTAAAGATTTTCAATCTCGTTGCAGAAAACCTCACCAAATATTCCGAATCAGAGGTCATCGACAAACTGTCTTTAAATGACTTATTTTCCGAAGAGATTGCTGTAAAGATTAACCGTCCACTTATATATGATTATGGTGTAGTGTTGCGCGGTTTTAAACCCATGGAATCTGAAATTATGGACAAGAACAAAGAGCCAATACCAGTTAGACTCTCGGGTATAAACCTGTACGAGGAAGAAGAGCATTTAGGGAAGGTTTTCTTTTTTCAGGATCTTCGAGAGATAAAGAAACTTCGTCAAGAACTGATCCAGTCTGAAAGACTTAGCGCTACTGGTCAGGCTGTAGCCAGTATCAGCCACTCGATCAAGAACATCCTGGATGGCCTTTTGGGAGGTGTGTACATTTACAAGAAGGGGAATATGATAAATGATAGAAAGGATACTCAAAAGGGTTGGAAGATGATCGAAAAGAACATCGACCTCATTTCTGAGCTTGTGATTAACCTATTGAACTATGCAAAAGACCGTGAGTCTATTTTTGAGAAGTATGACCCCAAAAATATAGTTGAGGATGTAATTGAAACAATGGAGAATAAAGCCCATAATAAGAATATCGAAATTATCTCGGAATACGAGGGGGATTTCGGTGATATTTACGTAGATTCACACGCCCTGTATCAATGCCTAATGAACTTGGTGTCTAATGCAATCGATGCTACCCCTCCTGGATATCCGGGCCAAATTGCCATTAGACTAAAATCGGAAAATCAGGGGGGGATTATCTTCGAAGTATTAGACAACGGCATTGGAATGAAAAAAGAAATCCGGGAAAAGATTTTTCACGGAATGGTTAGCACCAAGGGTTCAACAGGTACAGGTCTTGGACTATTAGTTGTAAAGAAAATCGTATCAGAACATGGAGGAATTATAAAAGTAGAATCTGAAGAAAATAAAGGCTCGTGCTTTAGAATCTGGCTGCCTAGCAATAACTCAAATGCCCAAGTCTTCGGTTCCAAATAG